CGAGCGGTAGATCAGACGTTGGAAAACCTCTATCAAGTCACTATTCCCAATACCGTTACGGCCACCCGAGAATTACCAGATACTGTTTCCGACGAAGCACCCTATTTTGTACAAAATGTGACAGCCAAAATGATGGCCGGCTTGGGAGACGAGTTGCCCGTCAGCTTACTGCCCGCAGACGGAACCTACCCCTCTGGAACCACCAAGTGGGAAAAACGCGATATTGCGGATTTGGTACCGGAATGGGATCCCTCGGTTTGTATCCAATGCGGAAATTGTAGCTTTGTATGCCCTCACAGCGTGATTCGCGCCAAGTTTTATCACAAAGATCATCTCGCCGAAGCACCAGCAACCTTTCCTTCTGCGGCCATCAATGCAAGAGGTTTTCCCGATACGCGCTATACCTTGCAGGTATATGAAGAAGATTGTACCGGTTGTACCCTATGTGTAGAGGCTTGCCCTGCAACAAATCCGACAGACCGTACCCGCAAAGCCATTAATATGCGGCCAAATACCGCGCCCAAGCCAGAAATCAGGTCAAAAATCCGTTTCTTCGAGTCATTACCCATCAATGACCGTGCGCGGGTAAATTTTGCAACAGTACATGGCACCCAATTTCTGGAGCCGCTTTTCGAGTTCTCCGGCGCTTGTGCTGGTTGTGGCGAAACACCTTATGTCCGGCTCCTAACACAATTGTTCGGAGATCGTCTGATTGTTGCGAATGCTACCGGGTGTTCCTCTATTTATGGCGGTAACTTACCCACCACCCCATGGACAAAAAATGCAGCAGGCAAAGGCCCAGCATGGTCCAACTCATTATTTGAAGACAATGCCGAGTTTGGCTTGGGGATGAGGGTTACCGCCGATAAGCACCATACACTGGCCATAGAACTCTTGTGGCAATTGGCCCCACGTCTGGGCTTTGACTTCGTAAAACGTATCGCCGAAGCGCCACAGGTATATGAATCGGAATTGGTTGAACAACGGGCACGGGTGAAAGAATTAAGATCCCGCCTACAACACATTCATGCTCCCGAAGCCCGACACTTGCTCTCGGTGGCCGATCACTTGGTGCGGCGAAGCATCTGGTTGGTGGGAGGAGATGGCTGGGCGTATGACATCGGTTCGGGTGGCTTAGATCACGCCCTTTCAACCGGACGTAATGTAAACGTTCTGGTCTTAGACACCGAGGTCTATTCCAACACAGGTGGACAAAGCTCCAAGGCCACTCCTACAGCAGCCACTGCTAAGTTTGCCGCTGCTGGAAAACGAGTAGGCAAAAAAGACCTCGCTATCCAGGCCATTTCGTATGGGAATGTGTATGTAGCACAAGTGGCCATGGGCGCCAATCCACAACAAACCCTACTTGCCCTCCGAGAAGCAGAGGCATACGAAGGCCCTTCGCTGGTGTTGGCCTATAGCCATTGTATCGCACATGGGATCAACATGGAAAAAGGGATGGACCAACAAAGTAAAGCCGTTGCATCTGGATATTGGCCATTGATCCGCTACAATCCCGTTCTACGAAAAGAAGGACAAAATCCATTTATCTTAGATTCGCCCGCTCCTTCTATGCCGTTTAAAGATTATGCGTATAACGAATTGCGTTACAAAGTACTGACCCGCACCAACCCGGAAGAGGCCGAACGCCTCATAAAATTGGCACAAGAACTGGTGGATCTCCGTTGGAAAAACTATGTGGAAATGGCAGGCTTTGGAGCCGATGCCTTTAGCCCAATTGCCTAAACCGTATAAACAATAGTTAAAATGGACTTACGGACTACTTATATGGGCCTTGAACTTCGGTCTCCGATCGTTGTCTCCGCATGCCCCCTCTCCGAAGACTTGGACAATATCTTGAAGATGGAAGACTACGGTGCAGGCGCGGTGGTACTTTTCTCACTCTTCGAGGAGCAAATCCGGCAAGAACATGCACACTACGATGCCATTATGGCAGCTACCAATCATATGTTTGCCGAAGCAGCAGATTTTTTTCCTGAACTGGACGATTATCATGTGGGATCAGCGCAATACTTAGAATTGATTCGTCAGGCCAAAGAGCGCGTGGACATGCCCGTCATTGCAAGCCTAAACGGTATCACAAACGAGGGCTGGATTCAGTATGCCGCCGAGATGGAGGCCGCAGGTGCCGATGGCTTGGAAATGAATGTCTTTTGGATTCCGGCGGATATTAGGCTTCGGGGAGACGAGGTGGAAGCACGATATTTAGAGATTATTCGAGCCGTAAAAGCGGCAGTCCGCATACCTGTTGCCTTTAAACTAAATCCGTATTTTAGTGGAATAGCACATTTTGCCGACCAAGCCAGTAAGAATGGGGCAGATGCGTTGGTTTTGTTTAATCGCTTTTATCAACCCGATTTCGATATTCACAAGTTGAAGGTACTACACAACCTACGTTTCTCGGACGCCGCCGAAATTCGTCTGCCCTTGCTTTGGATTGCCGTTTTGTACCATCGCATTGGGGCCTCATTGGCCGCAACAACGGGCGTCCAAAGTGCCAGCGAGGTGGTAAAGTACCTGCTCGCAGGAGCCGATGTTGCCATGACGGCATCGGCTTTGTATAAATATGGCATCGGCTATCTAAAAAACATGCACCATGACTTAGAGGAGTGGATGCAGGAAATGGGATTTGCAAGCGTAGAAGCCTTTAAAGGGGTGATGAGTCAACAAAATATTTCTGACCCTGTAGCCTATGAACGCGCCAATTATATACGCATTTTGGAAAACGCCAAACCCTGACCTGAGCAAAGCGTCATCTGAACCGTATCACAAATCCCGCACTTAAGACCTATACTTGCATAACGAAAAGCAACAGGGGAACGAACGATTCCCCTGTTATTTCCTTAAAAACCAAAATAAAAGATAAGCCCGCCTTTCCTTACCCCATTCTCCAGCACTACATGCGTTCTTTCCGTTCGATGTACAACTGACGAAACAACATAAACGTAGTTAGCGCAGTTTGTGAAGTAAACCAGTAATTTACCCCTGCACCAATTGCAATACCAGCCAATGGAATCATTTGTCCCAATTTTGCTCCGATAAGATTCTTGGCAATTTCGCGGGGCAAATGACGATTCTGATCTTGGAAGTTTGCTCCTTTTCGTCCTTTATAGTTCATTTCGTTCGCAAATGCCGCCGCAGCCACACTTATTTCACGCAAAGCATCTTTTTTGGCGGTTTGGCCACCGGAAGAAGCCACATTATAAATAGACAACACAAGCGGGGTAAATTGGTCGCCGCGCATGGAAAAGCCATAACAAGCGCCAATTTGCTGGATCAATCGGAAATTGATGGTGAAAAGCAGCGGTACGTCGGCCAGTAACAAGACAGGGCCACCAAGGCTCATTCCACCACCCTGAATTGCCGCCAACAAGGCATTTTCATCAAAGTAAGACCGCGCCAGTTCATCCAGTTTTTCGAGGGGCTGTTCCTGTAAATCCTCAATCTTTTCTAAGCTGATTTCAGATTTTTGTGCGCGCTCCAGAATAGAATGCTCGGTGTAGGTCCATTGCGACGCATCATTCAAGACTTCCAAGCCCTTTGTGATTAATCCATCGGCTTCAATAAGCAAATTTTCTGGAACAAATTGGTTCACGGCCCAATCCACTGGCATCATTGCCCAGTCCATCATCTGTTGGACTAAACTGGAACCCCCACCATGCCATTTGTCAATTTCTTTCAGGGCTTTTTTTTCGTAGTCAGTCAGTTTCATAAAAGGAATCGGTTGAGGAAAATGAGGCATCCGATTCCGCGCAAAACGCTTGTCACGGCTCGGTAAGCCCTTAAATGTCCAAAATACCAAATTTCTTCAGGAGACGGTACATGGTGGCACGGCCAATGCCAAGTTCAACAGCGGCTTTGTCCACATTGCCCTCACATAGCCGATAGGCCCGCTCCACCGCCTGCCGCTTTAGATCATCTAAAGAAACGATGGTGTCGTCCTGTTTGGTTCCCAGTAAGACCTCTATTGTAGAAGGTGTTTCCATTACGGACTCATCAAACTCAGGTTTCGCTGGTTGAACCGAGGTTTCGGTAGTGGGCGGTTTTTCACGCGAACCACTCCGTTCTTCCCAAGGCTTAATGGAAAGGGAGAGGTGAAGCATGAGGTCTTCCGTCATAATTTCCTCGGTATCCGCCACCAAAAGCGCACGTTCTATGACACTTTTCAACTCACGGACATTGCCCGGCCAATTGTACTCCAAAATAGACCGTGTAGCCTCGGAAGATAGGCGCTTGGCAATGGTATCCGGCTTGGCTTTCCGGTATTCTTTTAGAAAATGTTGCGCCAACACCAAAACGTCTTGTCCACGTTCACGTAATGGCGGGAGTGTGATGGGGAATTGGAAGAGGCGGTAATACAAGTCTTCGCGGAACTTGCCTTCGCGGATCATTTGAAGGATTTCGCGGTTGGTGGCCGATATGACGCGGGCATCAAACATAAAGGTGTCATTCCCCCCCACACGGGTAATTTCGCGGCTCTGGAGGGCGCGTAACAACTTGGCTTGCAGCCCCAGATCCAATTCCGAAATCTCGTCGAGAAAAATAGTCCCACCATGTGCTTGTTCAAACTTACCCGTTTTTCGGGCGATGGCCCCTGTAAACGAGCCTTTTTCATGACCAAAAAACTCGCTTTCCATTAGTTCATGTGGAATAGCAGCACAGTTTACCACCACAAATGGCCCTCGGCGTCGTGCCGAATTGTAGTGGATGGCACGCGCAATAAGCTCTTTGCCAGTTCCGCTTTCGCCCTGAATGGCCACTGTAAGATCGCCACGTAAGGACTTTTGAAGGAGGCGGTACACACTTTCCATGGAAGGCGAGTCGCCCACGATTTCGTTAAGGCCATATCGTTGGGCCACTTCGCCGCGCAGATTTTCCACCTCGCGGGCCAACGAAATTTTTTCGGTAACATTCCGAACAATATTGTTCAGCTTTACAAAATCATCTTGCCCCTTCGTGATATAATCATAGGCGCCACTTTTCATGGCTTCGATGGCAATGTCTAAAGTACCTTGCGCAGAAACCATCACCACGGCTGCTTCGGGCATACGACGCTTAATTTCCTTCAGGGTTTGAATCCCATCAATACCCGGCATCATAATGTCTAAAAGGATTAGATCGGGACGGTCGTCCATGACAGCCAGGACATCTTCCCCACTATTATACACCCGAACCTCATTTTCGGTACCCTTTTCGAGTTGGTAGCTAAGCAATCGGGCATAATGCCGATCGTCATCCACGACGTATATCAAGAATTTCATGGTCTATTTTGGATTGCGGAGTTTTGCAGATGAGAGACAATATCAGAAGGTAGAATATACAAGAATAATGCTCTTGTATCAAAATGAAACAAAAAAAAAGCCCCGAACGAGGCTTTGTGGATAACAAATGACGAAGGTCTTGCATTACCGGATTTCTTGTACCGAGTAGATAAAGTACCGGGTTTCTCCCAGAAAAAAGACATCCATAAACTTTTCCCTATAATACAATTTTACTTTCTTGTTTTCGGTAATGGCCTTTTCAATAGACCTACGCACGTTTTCATCTTTGGTGTGTACCGAGAAATTCCAAATTCGGGTATTAATCCCACCTGGCTCCTGAGTGATGTACCCTTGATCCAATTGGCCTTCCCAAGTTTTAAAGACAAAGCCCTTATTGCTCATTTTAATGACATTGCCCACCCGAAACCCATCGCTGTAATAACCAAAAGTGGCATAGGCGAAGATACTGACAACAATGACTACGGTTAGCACGAGGACAAGGACGAGGTAACGTTTTATTTTTTTTCCGAGAGTACTGACTGGTTTCGCAGCGGAAGGAATGTCAACCATTGGTTTGTGGTTTTAGTTGTTCAGTTAAAATTCTAAAGACGTTCTGTTGTCTTTTAGAAAACGATACAGCATTTCACGCGCACGGAAGATATGTGCCTTTACGGTTCCTAAGGGCAAACTTAGTTGATCGGCAATTTCCTCGTAGCTCATTTCTTGCTGGTGGCGCATCACTATAACACGATGGTATTTTTCTGGTAACTTGGCGATCGCCTCTTCAATCAGACGATTGCGCTGATCTTCCACAATATGGCGATCTGGGCGATACTCCACATCCGGAATTTCCAACTCCATTTCTCCGTCTTTCGTCTGAACCGGCTTGTCTATGGAAATGGTTTTAAGGCGCCGCTTCCGCAAGAAGTCTATTGTGTGATTCGTGGCTATTTTGTACAACCAAGTCGAAAAGGCAAATTGTGTGGAGTACGAACCAAGCGAAGAGAAGGCTTTGATAAACGCCTCTTGCACCAGATCATCCACTTCTTCGTCGTTCCGGATCATTTTTCGGATGTGGTGCCAGATGGGCTCACGATATTTATTCATCAGACGCTGAAAGGCCACTTCGTTTCCGATCAGGGCCTGCTCCACCCACGTACGGTCTTGTACACTTGAGGCAGAGGGCGCGGACGATTGTCCGGTGGATATTTGATCCGTCATGGGTTTTGGTATGCTGGGAGGGGTTTTCTCGGAAAGGGAATCTAAGAAAAAAATAGCCCATCCTGTATAGTACGATCTTTTTTTCGCAGTTCGTATGGCAGATCAGGCAAACTGACGTTTATGTTGGTCATTTCAACAGAACGATAAAAAGGATAATTGGATTCATCCAGTAAGAATTTCCTTATTTTCGGATAAATTATTGTATCAACCTATACAAATACGCTTATGCCAATGCGGATACCCCAATATATCGGCCTGTGCTGGATTGGATTGGTTTTCATAACGACTGGATGCAACAGTACCGCGCCTTCCGTAAAACCAGCCACTCCTGTACCACCAAGTGCTCTTCTGGATGCTGCCCAGGAAATTCAAAAGACCTTTGCCCCAGATGGTCGAGTAGCCCATTTCCAAACAGATTTTCTGCCTCGTGGTACTCGGTGGGTACTGAAAGGTGAGACGAATCTGCCCGTTGCAAAATTGGCATTGCTGCAAAAAATAGCCCAACTCGGCATGGTAGTGACCGATAGCCTACAGTTGTTGCCCAATACCACTGTCGGCGAAAAAGCGTGGGCCATTGCCAATAATGCCGTTATCAATTTGCGCTATAAGCCTGAACATGCCGCCGAGATGGCCACACAAGTATTACTGGGGCAATTGGTACAGGTTCTTAAAGCAGAAGATTATTGGTATTGGGTACAAACACCCGATGGCTATTTGGCATGGGTGGAGGGAGGAGCCTTACATCGCCTCACGCAGTCAGCCAAAAAACAATATGAAGCGGCACCCAAAATGGTGTATTTACGTCCTTTTGGATTTTCTTTTTCCCGACCTGATGAACGGAGTGAACCTGTCTCGGATCTGACTGCGGGCAATATTTTGGTGATTGTACGGGAGGAAGGCATGTTTTTTCAGGTGAATTACCCTGATGGTCGTATGGGGTTTGTCCCTAAGGCGGATGCAATGCCCTATGATTTATGGCAAACACAAACGCGGGCTACCTCGGCCTCTTTGGTCGAAGCCGCACGCCGTTTAATGGGCGTGCCGTATCTGTGGGGCGGCACATCGGCGAAAGGAGTGGATTGTAGTGGATTTACCAAAACCATTTATGCCATGAATGGCTTAATGCTCCAACGGGATGCATCACAACAAGCACATGAAGGTATTTTGGTGGATGAAACGGGCGATTTCTCCCACCTTCAGCCCGGAGACTTATTGTTCTTCGGCAAAAAAGCCACCCCAAATAGCCGAGAACGGGTCATTCATGTGGGCTTATGGATTGGAGAAGGACGTTTTATCCATGCTTCCTCACGAGTCCAGATCAACAGTATGATTCCGGAACATACGGACTATAGTGCCTACGAACGCGGTAGGTACTTGTATGCCCGCCGGATGCTGGGCCATGTTCCCGAGGTTCGTTTGTCTGTACCCCTCGTGCCGCAATAAAAACAAATGCAACATGGGGCGTTTATTAAAAGATGTGGCTATCTTGCGTCATCTCTTGAAAATCTTTTTTTGTTATACCACTATCTACACTACGCATGAAACTCACTTTTTGCGGCGCCGCTCAAACAGTAACAGGTTCGATGCACCTGCTCGAGTTGGAAAGCGGTCATAAGATTTTAATGGACTGTGGCCTGTTTCAAGGAAGAAGGGACGAGGCCAATCACATCAACCGGACTTTTTTGTTTAATCCCGCCGAAATTGATGTGGTACTTCTGTCCCATGCCCATATAGACCATGCAGGTCTTCTGCCCAAACTCTGGAAAGATGGCTTTCGAGGACGTGTTTATGCCACCCATGCCACCTACGACCTTTGTGCAATTATGCTCATGGACTCGGCCTACATTCAAGAATCCGATGCAGCTTTTTTGAATAAACGCAACAAAAACCGCCGTGGGCCACAAGGTCCGGAAATTGTACCGCTTTATACACAGGCAGATACCGAGGACATGCTCAAAAGATTTGTTTCGGTGGGCTACGATACCCCTTTTTCACCATTACCAGGGCTATCGGTAGAGTATCGGGATGCGGGGCACATTTTGGGATCTGCTTCAATGGTCTTGAAAATCCAAGAAGGCGGACGAGAGAAAAGATTAGGTTTCACTGGAGATATAGGCAGACCGGAACGACCAATCATCCGTGATCCCCAAACCATGGAAGACTGTGACTGGATCATTACAGAATCCACCTATGGCGGCCAAACCCATCCGCCCACTACAGAAACCAATGAGGCGCTGGCCAATGTCATCCGTAACACGGCCAGTAGAGGCGGTAAAATTCTGATTCCAGCCTTTGCGGTAGGACGAACCCAAGAACTGGTATATGCCTTAGACCAGTTGTGGAATGAAGGTGAATTACCCCGAATTCCGGTGTATGTGGATAGTCCGCTTGCGGTAAGTGCTACAGCCGTTTTCCAATCACATCCAGAATGTT
The genomic region above belongs to Bacteroidetes Order II. bacterium and contains:
- a CDS encoding dihydroorotate dehydrogenase-like protein — protein: MDLRTTYMGLELRSPIVVSACPLSEDLDNILKMEDYGAGAVVLFSLFEEQIRQEHAHYDAIMAATNHMFAEAADFFPELDDYHVGSAQYLELIRQAKERVDMPVIASLNGITNEGWIQYAAEMEAAGADGLEMNVFWIPADIRLRGDEVEARYLEIIRAVKAAVRIPVAFKLNPYFSGIAHFADQASKNGADALVLFNRFYQPDFDIHKLKVLHNLRFSDAAEIRLPLLWIAVLYHRIGASLAATTGVQSASEVVKYLLAGADVAMTASALYKYGIGYLKNMHHDLEEWMQEMGFASVEAFKGVMSQQNISDPVAYERANYIRILENAKP
- a CDS encoding EcsC family protein — translated: MPFMKLTDYEKKALKEIDKWHGGGSSLVQQMMDWAMMPVDWAVNQFVPENLLIEADGLITKGLEVLNDASQWTYTEHSILERAQKSEISLEKIEDLQEQPLEKLDELARSYFDENALLAAIQGGGMSLGGPVLLLADVPLLFTINFRLIQQIGACYGFSMRGDQFTPLVLSIYNVASSGGQTAKKDALREISVAAAAFANEMNYKGRKGANFQDQNRHLPREIAKNLIGAKLGQMIPLAGIAIGAGVNYWFTSQTALTTFMLFRQLYIERKERM
- a CDS encoding sigma-54-dependent Fis family transcriptional regulator, with amino-acid sequence MKFLIYVVDDDRHYARLLSYQLEKGTENEVRVYNSGEDVLAVMDDRPDLILLDIMMPGIDGIQTLKEIKRRMPEAAVVMVSAQGTLDIAIEAMKSGAYDYITKGQDDFVKLNNIVRNVTEKISLAREVENLRGEVAQRYGLNEIVGDSPSMESVYRLLQKSLRGDLTVAIQGESGTGKELIARAIHYNSARRRGPFVVVNCAAIPHELMESEFFGHEKGSFTGAIARKTGKFEQAHGGTIFLDEISELDLGLQAKLLRALQSREITRVGGNDTFMFDARVISATNREILQMIREGKFREDLYYRLFQFPITLPPLRERGQDVLVLAQHFLKEYRKAKPDTIAKRLSSEATRSILEYNWPGNVRELKSVIERALLVADTEEIMTEDLMLHLSLSIKPWEERSGSREKPPTTETSVQPAKPEFDESVMETPSTIEVLLGTKQDDTIVSLDDLKRQAVERAYRLCEGNVDKAAVELGIGRATMYRLLKKFGILDI
- a CDS encoding sigma-70 family RNA polymerase sigma factor; its protein translation is MTDQISTGQSSAPSASSVQDRTWVEQALIGNEVAFQRLMNKYREPIWHHIRKMIRNDEEVDDLVQEAFIKAFSSLGSYSTQFAFSTWLYKIATNHTIDFLRKRRLKTISIDKPVQTKDGEMELEIPDVEYRPDRHIVEDQRNRLIEEAIAKLPEKYHRVIVMRHQQEMSYEEIADQLSLPLGTVKAHIFRAREMLYRFLKDNRTSLEF
- a CDS encoding C40 family peptidase; translated protein: MRIPQYIGLCWIGLVFITTGCNSTAPSVKPATPVPPSALLDAAQEIQKTFAPDGRVAHFQTDFLPRGTRWVLKGETNLPVAKLALLQKIAQLGMVVTDSLQLLPNTTVGEKAWAIANNAVINLRYKPEHAAEMATQVLLGQLVQVLKAEDYWYWVQTPDGYLAWVEGGALHRLTQSAKKQYEAAPKMVYLRPFGFSFSRPDERSEPVSDLTAGNILVIVREEGMFFQVNYPDGRMGFVPKADAMPYDLWQTQTRATSASLVEAARRLMGVPYLWGGTSAKGVDCSGFTKTIYAMNGLMLQRDASQQAHEGILVDETGDFSHLQPGDLLFFGKKATPNSRERVIHVGLWIGEGRFIHASSRVQINSMIPEHTDYSAYERGRYLYARRMLGHVPEVRLSVPLVPQ
- a CDS encoding MBL fold metallo-hydrolase, with the translated sequence MKLTFCGAAQTVTGSMHLLELESGHKILMDCGLFQGRRDEANHINRTFLFNPAEIDVVLLSHAHIDHAGLLPKLWKDGFRGRVYATHATYDLCAIMLMDSAYIQESDAAFLNKRNKNRRGPQGPEIVPLYTQADTEDMLKRFVSVGYDTPFSPLPGLSVEYRDAGHILGSASMVLKIQEGGREKRLGFTGDIGRPERPIIRDPQTMEDCDWIITESTYGGQTHPPTTETNEALANVIRNTASRGGKILIPAFAVGRTQELVYALDQLWNEGELPRIPVYVDSPLAVSATAVFQSHPECYDEETRHYLREDENPFGFEKLRYVRSVDQSKALNTQRGSMVVISASGMCEAGRILHHLRNNISNPKTTVLMVGYCAENTLGRRLINKDPVVRIFGEEYLRKAEVVTLSSLSAHADEPELLDFLGKLDIDRLQQTFLVHGELERQQLLQTALKTKGFKQVEIPVRGHSVIL